In Saprospiraceae bacterium, a genomic segment contains:
- a CDS encoding metal-dependent transcriptional regulator — protein MEAHYLSPIEENYLKAIYELSHSDAHLHTSTNELANFIGLKPATVTESLKRLADKGLLAYEKYQPVRLTIIGKNMALKLIRKQRIWNTYLFEKLGLRLDELAEHSDQLEHIHSDKLINILDETLGKPLFDPFGDPIPDEKGQMRGRCFKVLDQIEAGESCRISGFKDRSEAFILYIKKLGLHIGNHIKILEKEIYDGSLLVKQNDLKEIMIPGTLAKNIITASSKNCCAFEKQLSEPPCLEHFNILTQKFNSN, from the coding sequence ATGGAAGCACATTATCTCAGTCCGATAGAAGAAAATTACCTCAAAGCCATTTATGAATTATCGCATTCCGATGCTCATTTGCATACGAGTACGAATGAACTGGCAAATTTCATAGGTTTAAAACCTGCTACTGTCACAGAATCTTTAAAAAGGTTAGCGGATAAAGGTCTCTTAGCTTATGAAAAGTATCAACCGGTTAGACTGACGATTATTGGAAAAAATATGGCCTTAAAGCTCATCCGAAAGCAAAGAATTTGGAACACCTATTTATTTGAAAAACTTGGCCTCCGACTAGATGAATTGGCTGAACACTCTGATCAATTGGAACATATCCATTCTGACAAATTGATTAATATCCTTGATGAAACGCTGGGAAAGCCATTGTTTGATCCATTTGGAGATCCTATTCCGGATGAAAAAGGACAAATGCGAGGCAGATGTTTCAAGGTTTTGGATCAGATCGAAGCAGGTGAATCCTGCAGAATTTCGGGTTTTAAAGATCGAAGCGAAGCTTTCATATTATATATTAAAAAACTTGGCCTACATATTGGGAATCACATCAAAATTTTGGAAAAAGAAATCTATGATGGAAGTCTTTTAGTCAAACAAAATGATCTTAAAGAAATAATGATCCCGGGCACTTTAGCTAAAAATATCATTACTGCTAGTTCAAAAAATTGTTGTGCATTTGAAAAACAATTGTCTGAACCGCCTTGTCTTGAGCACTTTAACATACTCACTCAAAAATTTAATTCAAACTAA
- a CDS encoding TonB-dependent receptor, which produces MLRHLLFILFFLSSFFSYSQSASIKGFIFGADSLSHLTSVHIYLEHTEYNTTSNPSGYYHLKNIPEGTYKMKIKQLGYQTISQDVKVEKNEDLNLNFVLTESITSLPEIMVITRGYAGIKDIPGSVQYLSKKELQKFHYTDINRSLNSIPGIHIQEEDGYGLRPNIGLRGTGVERSSKITIMEDGVLMAPAPYSEPAAYYFPTTGRMQAIEVIKGSSQVKYGPFTTGGALNLVSTQIPDQFAGELSLSAGSHGNKNLHAHAGNSHDHYSYLMETFHYSSDGFKQLDGGGKTGFDKKDYLIKFALHTHRDADLYQSLTFKLGQATETSNETYLGLSNEDFELNPYRRYYASKEDLMQTEQQQYSATHLLKPSDHFEIKTVVYFNNFKRNWYKLDKVKNASAAKIGIAEILDDPEKFQQEYAFLRSPGNLGHALIIKANNRSYFGKGIQTQASFQFQSSHVAHKLDIGIRYHQDEAERFQWEDEYILENGITKLSKSGTPGSESNRVAQTAALAGFISYKINYKKWTLTPGLRYENMHLKQDDYGKSDPNRTGQQLIFKENKVSVFIPGLGANYYVNKNLNVFMGIHKGFSPPGVQNETEAEESTNYEIGLRYKNKLINLESVVFLNDYSNLLGSDLAASGGGGTGDLFNAGEVITKGIEFSLAYDIRSNLPNSNFSIPVLLTYTLAQSTFESSFKSSFEDWGIVEKGDEFPYLAKHQIFLEIGLVYDKFSVSATGKFNDRMRTTPGQGNAEKYEFIKSHLVFDASLHYQLHRNLKLFSTATNFSNAVYVVASRPAGLRPGLSRTLNIGLSAQF; this is translated from the coding sequence ATGTTACGCCATCTCCTCTTCATACTTTTTTTCTTAAGTTCTTTTTTTAGCTATAGTCAATCGGCCTCGATCAAAGGTTTTATTTTTGGTGCGGATAGCCTCAGCCATCTAACATCTGTTCATATTTATCTGGAACATACGGAATACAATACCACTTCAAACCCTTCCGGTTATTATCATTTAAAGAATATCCCAGAAGGAACTTACAAAATGAAAATTAAACAATTGGGATACCAAACAATATCGCAAGACGTAAAAGTTGAAAAAAATGAAGATTTGAATTTAAATTTTGTTCTTACGGAATCTATTACTTCACTCCCTGAAATTATGGTGATCACCAGAGGATATGCCGGCATTAAAGATATCCCCGGATCCGTACAGTATCTTTCCAAAAAAGAGCTACAAAAATTTCACTATACGGATATCAATCGAAGTTTAAATTCTATTCCCGGAATTCATATACAAGAAGAAGATGGTTACGGACTGCGCCCTAATATCGGTTTGCGCGGAACTGGAGTTGAAAGAAGTTCCAAAATAACAATTATGGAAGATGGTGTTTTGATGGCACCTGCACCCTACTCTGAACCTGCAGCCTATTATTTTCCAACGACAGGCCGCATGCAAGCCATAGAAGTCATCAAAGGAAGCAGTCAGGTGAAGTACGGTCCCTTTACAACAGGTGGCGCCTTAAATTTGGTATCCACTCAAATACCCGATCAATTTGCGGGCGAACTAAGTTTGTCCGCCGGAAGCCACGGTAATAAAAACTTACATGCTCATGCCGGAAATTCACATGACCATTATTCGTATTTAATGGAAACTTTTCATTACAGTTCTGATGGATTCAAACAGCTTGATGGAGGTGGAAAAACCGGTTTTGATAAAAAAGATTATTTGATAAAGTTTGCATTACATACGCACCGCGATGCAGATCTTTATCAATCTCTGACGTTCAAATTGGGCCAAGCTACAGAAACCTCTAACGAAACTTATTTAGGATTAAGTAATGAAGACTTTGAATTAAATCCCTACCGCAGATATTATGCATCGAAAGAAGATCTCATGCAAACTGAACAACAACAATATTCTGCTACACATTTACTAAAACCTTCTGATCATTTCGAAATCAAAACAGTGGTCTATTTCAATAATTTTAAAAGAAACTGGTACAAACTGGATAAAGTAAAAAATGCAAGTGCTGCTAAAATAGGGATCGCAGAAATATTAGATGATCCGGAAAAATTCCAGCAAGAATATGCATTTCTTCGAAGCCCGGGCAACTTAGGTCATGCCCTTATTATTAAAGCAAATAACAGAAGTTATTTTGGAAAAGGTATACAAACTCAGGCAAGTTTTCAATTTCAAAGTTCTCACGTAGCACACAAACTGGATATTGGCATTCGATATCATCAGGACGAAGCCGAGCGTTTTCAATGGGAAGATGAATATATCTTAGAAAATGGTATTACAAAATTAAGTAAGTCCGGAACTCCCGGCTCAGAAAGCAACAGAGTTGCACAGACCGCAGCCCTGGCAGGATTTATAAGCTATAAAATTAATTACAAAAAATGGACTCTTACTCCCGGACTTCGTTATGAAAATATGCATCTAAAACAAGACGATTATGGCAAATCAGATCCAAATAGAACTGGACAGCAATTGATATTCAAAGAAAATAAAGTTTCCGTTTTTATCCCGGGTCTTGGTGCGAATTATTATGTAAACAAAAACCTGAATGTGTTTATGGGCATACATAAAGGATTTTCACCACCAGGAGTTCAAAATGAAACAGAAGCAGAGGAGAGCACGAATTATGAAATAGGTTTGCGATATAAAAACAAGCTAATAAACCTTGAATCAGTGGTATTCTTAAATGATTACAGCAATCTGTTAGGTTCAGATTTAGCTGCTTCAGGTGGCGGAGGAACCGGGGATTTATTCAATGCAGGTGAAGTAATCACAAAAGGAATTGAATTTTCGCTAGCTTATGATATCCGCTCAAATTTACCAAACAGCAATTTCTCAATACCCGTTTTGTTGACTTATACTTTAGCTCAATCTACTTTTGAAAGTTCATTCAAGAGCAGTTTTGAAGACTGGGGAATAGTTGAAAAGGGCGATGAATTTCCTTATTTAGCGAAGCATCAAATATTTCTGGAAATTGGATTGGTTTATGATAAATTTAGTGTTTCTGCAACCGGGAAATTCAACGACCGGATGCGCACCACTCCAGGTCAAGGAAATGCAGAAAAGTATGAATTCATTAAATCCCATCTGGTATTCGATGCCAGCCTTCACTATCAACTTCATAGAAATTTAAAATTGTTTTCAACCGCAACTAATTTTTCAAATGCAGTATATGTTGTTGCCAGCAGGCCTGCAGGTCTCAGGCCAGGATTATCAAGGACTTTAAACATAGGATTGAGTGCGCAATTTTAG
- the rpmI gene encoding 50S ribosomal protein L35 has protein sequence MPKMKTHSGAKKRLKVTGKNKVKSFRANTSHLLGNKSKKAKGRHAGSVVVDQTEQRRMKRLLGIG, from the coding sequence ATGCCTAAGATGAAAACGCATTCCGGTGCAAAAAAAAGGTTAAAAGTGACTGGCAAAAATAAAGTCAAAAGCTTCAGAGCCAACACTTCGCACTTATTAGGGAATAAATCCAAAAAGGCAAAAGGTCGTCATGCTGGCTCCGTTGTGGTAGATCAAACAGAGCAGAGAAGAATGAAACGACTTTTAGGAATAGGATAA
- the rplT gene encoding 50S ribosomal protein L20, which produces MPRSVNAVASRRRRKKIMKAARGYFGGRSKVYTVAKNAVEKAMKYAYKHRREKKRAFRRLWIARINAGVRALGLNYSGFINKLKSNNINLNRKVLADLAMNHPAAFSALVAKVK; this is translated from the coding sequence ATGCCACGTTCAGTCAACGCAGTCGCCTCCAGAAGAAGAAGGAAAAAAATCATGAAAGCAGCCAGAGGGTACTTTGGTGGGCGTTCAAAAGTATATACGGTAGCCAAGAATGCCGTAGAAAAAGCGATGAAGTATGCTTATAAGCATCGTCGCGAAAAGAAAAGAGCTTTCAGAAGATTATGGATCGCCCGTATCAATGCCGGTGTTCGTGCTTTAGGGCTCAATTATTCTGGTTTTATCAACAAATTAAAATCCAACAACATTAATCTTAATAGAAAAGTGTTGGCTGATTTGGCGATGAACCACCCTGCTGCTTTTTCAGCTTTGGTAGCTAAAGTCAAGTAG
- a CDS encoding STAS domain-containing protein, which produces MKYQVDKQERYAIFTLEEPNLNSLIAPQLKSEFVFLRNEGVRNLIFDLDQVDYVDSSGLSSILTANRIWKDFGSFVMTNIRSDSVQKLIEISKLDGILTIIPTMEEAVEYVFMEDLERDLTEEE; this is translated from the coding sequence ATGAAGTACCAGGTAGATAAACAAGAAAGGTATGCTATTTTTACCTTGGAAGAACCTAACTTAAATTCTCTGATCGCACCCCAACTCAAATCAGAGTTTGTTTTTTTGAGAAATGAAGGTGTCAGGAATCTGATTTTTGACCTTGACCAGGTCGATTACGTTGACTCATCCGGTTTGAGTTCAATTCTAACTGCAAATCGAATTTGGAAAGATTTTGGCAGCTTTGTCATGACCAATATTCGCAGCGACAGCGTTCAAAAATTGATAGAAATTTCGAAGTTGGATGGAATACTTACCATAATACCAACAATGGAAGAGGCTGTAGAATATGTTTTTATGGAAGATCTTGAACGGGATTTGACGGAGGAAGAATAA
- a CDS encoding translation initiation factor IF-3, with protein MSLRGPVTNKKDALKSQYRLNNAIRSPQVRLVGEDFDQLSDIAGRPIEAGVYPIEQALRWAEDLGIDLVEITNKADMPVCKIIDFNKFLYLKRKKEKEIKAKTAKTVLKEIRFGPHTDDHDFDFKLKHAIKFLEEGAKVKAYVQFRGRAIVFKERGELVLLRFIKELEPYGVTEELPKLEGKRMHVILTPKKKSN; from the coding sequence TTGAGTCTAAGAGGTCCTGTTACCAACAAAAAAGATGCCCTTAAAAGCCAATACCGCTTGAATAATGCTATACGCAGCCCTCAAGTCCGATTGGTTGGAGAAGATTTTGATCAATTAAGTGATATTGCGGGCCGACCCATTGAAGCCGGCGTGTACCCTATTGAACAAGCTCTCCGGTGGGCCGAAGATTTGGGCATTGATTTGGTAGAAATTACCAATAAAGCAGATATGCCTGTTTGTAAGATCATTGATTTCAATAAATTTCTCTATCTAAAGAGAAAAAAAGAAAAGGAAATCAAAGCAAAAACGGCAAAAACTGTTTTAAAAGAAATCCGATTCGGACCACATACCGATGATCACGATTTTGATTTCAAGTTAAAACATGCCATTAAATTTCTCGAAGAAGGCGCTAAAGTTAAAGCTTATGTCCAGTTTCGAGGCCGGGCAATCGTATTTAAAGAAAGAGGCGAACTCGTGTTACTCCGATTTATTAAGGAATTGGAACCATACGGAGTCACCGAAGAACTTCCAAAATTGGAAGGAAAAAGGATGCATGTCATCTTAACTCCCAAGAAAAAATCTAATTAA
- a CDS encoding ABC transporter permease gives MLIIRILLDGLYQALQQLTNSKLRSFLTLLGITIGIFCVIAVLSAVDSLEDNIVQSFDKLGNDVIYVDKWPWQEEPGQNYWKYLARPNPDMDDLIAIQERSKLAEYASLVVFLPGNQVKYSNNYVEGAYLAGITEDYNRVIQLELQEGSFFSGRAFQTGMNEVILGNILADALFPRGDAIGKRLQMRGQYFYVSGVLKKEGKSLLKIMPNDEAIFIPYNTARKLVNIHAHSNWATLINVKAKKEVDLEELKLELASIIRPVRGLKPLDKNNFAVNELTMLTSIVEGVFKVINYAGFFIGMFAMLVGAFGVANIMFVTVKERTPLIGIKMALGAKRYFILLEYLLKQSYFVSSGA, from the coding sequence ATGCTTATCATTCGAATTCTTTTAGATGGGCTCTACCAGGCTTTACAACAACTTACAAACAGTAAGTTACGAAGCTTTTTGACTTTATTGGGGATAACCATAGGGATATTTTGCGTGATTGCAGTTTTATCGGCAGTTGATTCACTTGAAGACAACATCGTTCAAAGCTTTGATAAACTGGGGAATGATGTAATTTATGTCGACAAATGGCCATGGCAAGAGGAACCTGGTCAAAATTATTGGAAATATCTGGCAAGGCCCAATCCTGATATGGACGATCTGATAGCCATTCAGGAGCGATCTAAGCTGGCGGAATATGCTTCGTTGGTCGTGTTTTTGCCGGGCAACCAGGTCAAATATTCAAATAATTATGTTGAGGGTGCGTATCTGGCTGGAATAACGGAAGATTATAACCGGGTCATTCAATTGGAATTGCAGGAAGGTAGTTTTTTCTCCGGCAGGGCTTTTCAGACCGGAATGAATGAAGTCATTCTTGGAAATATTCTAGCCGATGCATTGTTTCCCAGGGGTGATGCTATTGGTAAAAGGCTTCAAATGCGAGGACAATACTTTTATGTGTCAGGAGTCCTTAAAAAAGAAGGCAAGTCTCTGTTGAAAATAATGCCTAACGATGAGGCCATTTTTATACCCTATAACACTGCCCGTAAACTCGTTAATATTCATGCACATTCTAACTGGGCTACTCTTATCAATGTAAAAGCTAAAAAGGAAGTTGATCTTGAAGAATTAAAACTGGAACTGGCAAGTATTATCAGGCCGGTTCGAGGCTTAAAGCCATTAGATAAAAATAATTTTGCGGTCAATGAGCTAACAATGCTAACCAGTATTGTTGAAGGGGTCTTTAAAGTTATTAATTATGCCGGCTTTTTTATCGGCATGTTTGCTATGCTTGTAGGTGCATTTGGAGTTGCAAATATTATGTTTGTAACTGTAAAAGAAAGAACGCCATTAATCGGTATCAAAATGGCATTAGGTGCCAAACGCTATTTTATTTTATTGGAATATCTTTTGAAGCAATCATACTTTGTATCATCGGGGGCTTAA
- a CDS encoding ATP-dependent Clp protease ATP-binding subunit: MNKKFSQKVKKVLANSREESLRLGHDYIGTEHILLGLLQEQDTLAVNVLKSLKVDLSDLKFKLEESIPVKKGNEATFQVGNLPLNKHAEKVLKFTYLEAKVNKEEEIYPEHLILSLLKHHDNLASQILEDFNVDYETFRNELEFLAEQQHDPSLFEDLPQNAANDPDPYEDEPSQSSYLRKSGSKSQTPVLDNYGRDVSRLAEEGKLDPIVGRDREIERVSQILSRRKKNNPILIGEPGVGKTAIIEGLALRIVQKKVSRTLFNKRIVMLDLAALVAGTKYRGQFEERIKAIMSELEKTRDVILFIDEIHTIIGAGGATGSLDASNIFKPALARGELQCIGASTLDEYRQHIEKDGALDRRFQKVMVDPPTVEETIQILLNIRSKYEEFHSVNYSDGALISCVKLSDRYITDRFLPDKAIDVIDEVGARVHLKNIHVPKPIEELEKQIDQIKEQKNLAVKSQQYEKAADLRDLESKLLKKLELAKQEWEAEAKTKRYPVTEDDIAEVVSMMTGIPVNKVALSESKKLVNMADEMSKMIIGQDEAIEKVSKAIQRNRVGLKDPKKPIGTFIFLGPTGVGKTELAKGLARFLFDSDDSLIRLDMSEYMEKFTVSRLIGAPPGYVGYEEGGQLTEKVRRKPYSVVLLDEIEKAHPDVYNILLQVLDEGMLTDGLGRKVDFKNTILIMTSNIGVRQLKDFGQGVGFATKTRMENQDENTKTVIKNALKKTFSPEFLNRIDDVLIFNTLEKPEMHKIIQIVIHKLIFRIEQLGYSFSLSDEAIDFLAEKGFDPQFGARPLHRAVQKYLEDPLAEYLLQHNPEQGTKLKANMDPEKAEIIIQQLTKTGSVKKSQ, translated from the coding sequence ATGAATAAAAAATTCTCCCAAAAAGTAAAAAAAGTACTAGCCAATAGCCGGGAAGAATCCCTGCGCTTAGGTCATGACTATATTGGCACAGAGCACATTCTGTTGGGTTTGCTCCAGGAACAGGATACCCTGGCTGTAAATGTTTTAAAATCTCTCAAAGTTGATTTGAGCGATTTGAAATTTAAGCTCGAAGAATCAATACCGGTAAAAAAGGGAAACGAGGCAACCTTTCAGGTTGGCAATCTTCCGCTTAATAAACACGCTGAAAAGGTTTTGAAATTTACTTATTTGGAAGCGAAAGTAAATAAAGAAGAGGAAATTTATCCTGAGCATCTCATTCTAAGTCTGCTTAAGCATCACGATAATCTCGCTTCACAAATTTTGGAAGATTTCAACGTCGATTATGAAACCTTTCGCAATGAACTTGAATTCCTTGCCGAACAACAACACGATCCATCACTGTTTGAAGATCTGCCACAAAATGCAGCTAATGATCCGGATCCTTACGAAGACGAGCCTTCCCAAAGTAGTTATTTGCGAAAATCCGGATCCAAATCTCAAACTCCGGTTTTAGACAATTACGGAAGAGATGTTTCCAGATTAGCGGAAGAAGGAAAACTTGATCCAATAGTCGGGCGCGATCGTGAAATTGAAAGAGTTTCCCAAATTTTAAGTCGAAGAAAAAAGAATAATCCCATCCTAATTGGTGAGCCAGGTGTTGGTAAAACTGCAATTATTGAAGGTTTGGCATTGCGAATCGTGCAGAAAAAAGTATCGAGGACGCTTTTTAATAAAAGGATTGTAATGTTGGATCTGGCTGCACTTGTTGCCGGAACAAAATATCGCGGACAGTTTGAAGAACGCATTAAAGCGATCATGAGTGAGCTGGAAAAAACCAGAGATGTCATCCTCTTTATAGATGAAATCCACACCATTATTGGTGCAGGTGGAGCAACCGGTTCACTGGATGCATCTAATATATTTAAACCCGCCCTTGCAAGAGGTGAATTGCAGTGTATAGGAGCTTCAACACTAGATGAATACAGGCAACATATAGAAAAAGACGGTGCATTAGACAGAAGATTTCAAAAAGTAATGGTCGATCCTCCAACCGTTGAAGAAACGATTCAGATCCTTTTAAATATCAGGTCTAAATATGAGGAGTTTCACTCCGTAAATTATTCAGATGGAGCCCTGATCAGCTGTGTAAAGTTGAGCGATCGATATATTACAGATCGATTTTTGCCGGATAAAGCAATTGATGTCATTGATGAAGTGGGTGCAAGAGTACACTTAAAAAACATCCATGTTCCCAAACCAATTGAAGAACTCGAAAAACAAATAGACCAGATCAAAGAACAAAAAAACCTGGCCGTCAAAAGTCAGCAATATGAAAAAGCAGCAGATTTGCGAGATCTGGAATCTAAACTGCTCAAAAAACTCGAACTGGCCAAACAAGAATGGGAAGCTGAAGCCAAAACCAAGCGTTACCCTGTAACTGAAGACGATATAGCTGAAGTCGTGTCCATGATGACCGGCATTCCTGTAAATAAAGTTGCACTTTCGGAAAGTAAAAAATTGGTCAACATGGCCGATGAAATGAGCAAAATGATCATCGGGCAAGATGAAGCCATAGAAAAAGTATCTAAAGCCATCCAACGGAATCGGGTTGGATTAAAAGATCCTAAAAAACCGATAGGTACTTTTATTTTCCTGGGACCTACAGGTGTTGGAAAAACAGAATTGGCAAAAGGCCTTGCTCGATTTCTATTTGACTCCGATGATTCACTGATTCGACTCGATATGAGCGAATATATGGAAAAATTCACGGTATCCAGACTTATAGGTGCCCCTCCGGGTTATGTAGGTTACGAAGAAGGAGGTCAATTGACAGAAAAAGTTAGACGAAAACCATATTCAGTAGTATTATTAGATGAAATTGAAAAAGCTCATCCCGATGTATATAATATATTACTTCAGGTCTTAGATGAAGGAATGCTTACAGATGGACTTGGGCGTAAAGTAGATTTTAAAAACACGATTTTGATCATGACCTCCAATATTGGAGTCCGTCAGCTTAAAGATTTTGGACAAGGGGTTGGTTTTGCAACTAAAACCAGGATGGAGAATCAGGATGAAAATACCAAAACCGTCATCAAAAATGCTTTAAAGAAAACTTTTTCACCCGAATTTTTGAATAGGATTGACGATGTTTTGATTTTCAATACGCTTGAAAAACCAGAAATGCACAAAATCATTCAAATTGTGATTCACAAACTCATTTTTCGCATCGAGCAGTTGGGCTATTCATTCAGCCTGTCTGATGAAGCCATTGATTTTTTGGCAGAAAAAGGTTTTGATCCGCAATTTGGAGCCAGGCCTTTACATCGGGCCGTACAAAAGTACCTCGAAGATCCACTTGCAGAATATTTATTACAGCATAATCCTGAGCAGGGCACCAAATTAAAAGCCAATATGGATCCCGAAAAGGCTGAAATTATCATCCAACAACTTACTAAAACAGGCAGTGTAAAGAAATCTCAGTAA
- a CDS encoding DUF2795 domain-containing protein produces MYWTLELAHHLEEAPWPATRDELIDFAIRNGAPIEVLENLQELEDEEEIYESMEDIWPDYPRKDDFLFNEDEF; encoded by the coding sequence ATGTACTGGACATTAGAATTGGCGCATCATCTTGAGGAAGCCCCTTGGCCCGCAACACGTGACGAACTCATCGATTTTGCAATCAGAAATGGGGCGCCGATTGAGGTGCTTGAAAATCTTCAAGAACTTGAAGATGAAGAAGAAATTTATGAAAGCATGGAAGACATCTGGCCAGATTATCCTCGAAAAGATGACTTTCTCTTTAATGAAGATGAATTTTAA
- a CDS encoding ribonuclease Z, with the protein MNTGPFELLVLGSNGALPAYDRFPSAQLLNIHEQYYLIDCGEGTQFQLKKYGVRISRINQIFISHLHGDHVYGLPGLITTYQLLGRTEPLDIFAPGDIEDLLHSILTRTTMGLQFELRVHTISDFKGALIFENDRVCVKSIPLDHKVPCSGFLFQEKISRRKLNMDLIREFNVPLKHYKDLEAGKDIILEDGRTFLNLDLVIPMSKRRTYAYCTDTRFAKGILPFIQNVDLLYHETTYLDDMKELAFDHGHSTAKQAAEIASLAKAGKLLTGHYSSRYENLEAIEAECKKYFENTVLGIEGLKIAIPLN; encoded by the coding sequence ATGAATACAGGACCTTTTGAACTTCTTGTTTTAGGAAGTAATGGAGCTTTGCCTGCCTACGATCGGTTTCCTTCCGCCCAATTATTGAATATTCACGAGCAATATTATTTGATTGATTGCGGAGAAGGAACCCAATTTCAACTTAAAAAATACGGCGTTCGCATTTCCCGAATTAACCAGATTTTTATTTCCCATTTGCATGGTGACCATGTATATGGACTGCCTGGGCTCATTACGACTTATCAATTACTGGGACGCACTGAGCCGCTTGATATTTTTGCCCCTGGTGACATCGAAGATCTGCTCCATTCTATTTTAACACGAACCACCATGGGACTGCAGTTTGAACTGCGCGTTCATACTATTTCAGATTTTAAAGGCGCACTCATTTTTGAAAATGATCGTGTTTGTGTAAAGTCAATTCCTCTTGACCACAAGGTGCCATGCTCGGGATTTCTTTTTCAGGAAAAAATCAGCCGAAGGAAACTAAATATGGATTTGATCCGAGAGTTTAATGTTCCGTTAAAACATTATAAGGACTTAGAAGCCGGCAAGGATATTATTTTAGAGGATGGAAGAACATTTTTAAATCTGGACTTGGTGATCCCAATGTCCAAGCGGAGGACATATGCTTATTGCACGGACACCCGTTTTGCGAAAGGCATCCTTCCTTTTATTCAAAATGTCGATCTTTTATACCATGAAACCACTTATTTGGACGATATGAAGGAATTAGCTTTTGACCATGGGCATTCTACGGCCAAACAAGCTGCAGAAATTGCATCGCTCGCCAAAGCCGGAAAATTGCTCACTGGCCACTATTCTTCGAGATATGAGAATTTGGAGGCCATCGAAGCTGAATGTAAAAAATATTTTGAAAATACAGTCTTAGGAATTGAAGGGCTCAAAATAGCGATACCGCTGAACTAG
- the queA gene encoding tRNA preQ1(34) S-adenosylmethionine ribosyltransferase-isomerase QueA, with product MRTKLSQFTFNLPKNLIAQYPVEERSEARMMVIHRDSGKIEHRSFQDLLEYADDGDCMIVNNTKVFPARMFGRKEKTGAKIEVFLLRELNKEVRLWDVLVDPARKIRVGNKLYFYDKNGKEVLVAEVVDNTTSRGRTIRFLFDGDRDAFQAALKTLGQTPLPKYITRNPEPSDEDRYQTIYAKEIGAVAAPTAGLHMSRELYKMLQIKGLNFGEITLHVGLGTFRTIDVEDLSKHKMEAEYFRIPDETANLVNTAKDNNKSVFALGTTSMRALESSVTASRYLRPAEGWTNIFIYPPYEFRIATKLITNFHLPKSSLLIMVSAFTGHELLAEAYEVAIKEKYRFFSYGDSMLII from the coding sequence ATGCGGACCAAACTCTCCCAGTTTACTTTTAACCTACCCAAAAACCTGATTGCCCAGTATCCCGTTGAAGAGCGTTCAGAAGCCAGAATGATGGTCATCCACAGAGATAGTGGAAAAATCGAACACAGAAGCTTTCAAGATCTTTTAGAATATGCTGACGATGGTGATTGCATGATCGTCAACAATACAAAAGTGTTTCCCGCCAGAATGTTTGGCCGGAAGGAGAAAACCGGAGCTAAAATTGAAGTTTTCCTTTTAAGAGAGCTCAACAAAGAAGTCAGACTTTGGGATGTTTTGGTGGATCCTGCCAGAAAAATCAGAGTTGGTAACAAACTTTACTTTTACGACAAGAATGGTAAAGAAGTACTCGTAGCTGAAGTTGTTGATAACACAACATCCAGAGGTCGGACGATTCGATTTTTATTTGATGGAGATCGCGATGCCTTTCAAGCTGCTTTGAAAACATTGGGACAAACACCATTGCCGAAATACATTACCCGAAATCCCGAACCGTCCGATGAAGATCGATACCAAACCATTTATGCCAAAGAAATTGGAGCGGTAGCAGCTCCAACTGCCGGTCTTCATATGAGCAGAGAGCTTTACAAGATGCTTCAGATCAAAGGACTCAATTTTGGAGAAATTACTTTACACGTTGGTTTAGGTACCTTCAGGACCATTGATGTTGAAGATCTATCAAAACACAAAATGGAAGCTGAATATTTCAGGATACCTGATGAAACTGCGAACCTGGTCAATACAGCAAAAGATAATAACAAAAGTGTCTTTGCTTTAGGCACTACCAGCATGAGAGCTTTGGAATCTTCTGTAACAGCTTCAAGATACTTAAGACCCGCAGAAGGTTGGACCAATATATTTATTTACCCTCCGTATGAATTCAGGATTGCTACCAAACTTATTACCAATTTTCATTTGCCTAAATCAAGTTTATTAATCATGGTATCTGCTTTTACGGGACACGAACTTTTAGCAGAGGCTTATGAAGTTGCCATAAAGGAAAAATACAGATTTTTTAGCTACGGAGATTCCATGCTCATTATTTAA